In Planctomycetota bacterium, a genomic segment contains:
- a CDS encoding Gfo/Idh/MocA family oxidoreductase, which produces MAKYRVAQVGCGHRGRNHIDGFLKNPDRFELVALCDLNRERLDAAAKQFGIARTYTDAATMLAAERPDVFCFVTQPKVRLEMIELGLRHKPRAIAFEKPMATSLAEARRIHDLCARAGVKYIVSHQQKYGEQWGRAKAVYERGEIGDLVRIHASSRAWLSQLGTHLVDYILWFNRGVRAKWVVGHVHGRKGLTDSHPSPDYTEGEIAFENGVRAFVQFGYLSPQWLANEKFWTDNRITLYGTHGYAWANTDGDWAAFTRTSGGEILGEALPRWPEQENVLLQPRYLRDLADWLDDETKVHPCNGDISYHGFEIAYAFITSALDHRRVDLPLAEIPAEDEIARLARELPEA; this is translated from the coding sequence ATGGCCAAGTACCGCGTCGCCCAGGTCGGCTGCGGACACCGCGGCAGGAACCACATTGACGGTTTTCTGAAGAACCCCGACCGCTTCGAGCTGGTGGCCCTCTGCGATCTGAACCGCGAACGCCTCGACGCCGCCGCGAAGCAATTCGGCATCGCCCGGACCTACACCGACGCCGCCACCATGCTCGCCGCCGAGCGGCCCGACGTCTTCTGCTTCGTCACCCAGCCCAAGGTGCGGCTCGAGATGATCGAGCTGGGTCTCCGCCACAAGCCCAGAGCCATCGCCTTCGAGAAGCCGATGGCCACCTCGCTCGCCGAGGCCCGCCGCATCCACGACCTGTGCGCCCGGGCGGGCGTCAAGTACATCGTCTCGCACCAGCAGAAGTACGGCGAGCAGTGGGGCAGGGCCAAGGCCGTCTACGAGCGCGGCGAGATCGGCGACCTCGTGCGCATCCACGCCTCCTCGCGCGCCTGGCTCTCGCAGCTCGGCACGCACCTGGTGGACTACATCCTCTGGTTCAACCGCGGCGTGAGGGCCAAGTGGGTCGTCGGCCACGTCCACGGCCGCAAGGGCCTCACCGACAGCCATCCGTCGCCCGACTACACCGAGGGCGAGATCGCCTTCGAGAACGGCGTGCGCGCCTTCGTTCAGTTCGGCTACCTCTCGCCCCAGTGGCTCGCCAACGAGAAGTTCTGGACCGACAACCGCATCACCCTCTACGGCACCCACGGCTACGCCTGGGCCAACACCGACGGCGACTGGGCGGCGTTCACGAGGACATCGGGCGGGGAGATCCTCGGCGAGGCGTTGCCGCGGTGGCCCGAGCAGGAGAACGTGCTGCTCCAGCCGCGCTACCTGCGCGACCTGGCCGACTGGCTGGACGATGAGACGAAGGTCCACCCCTGCAACGGCGACATCAGCTATCACGGCTTCGAGATCGCCTACGCCTTCATCACGAGCGCCCTCGATCATCGCCGCGTGGACCTGCCGCTGGCCGAGATTCCCGCGGAGGATGAGATCGCGCGGCTGGCGCGCGAGCTGCCCGAGGCCTGA
- a CDS encoding serine/threonine-protein kinase: MPEPADDRDPFEVLASDFLERQRRGESPSVDDYARRHPELADEIRDLFPAMLAAEAMKGSTQCLLPGGAPFEAPRLERLGDFRLLREIGRGGMGIVYEAEQESLGRRVAIKVLPRPALQDVKRLRRFRREARIAAGLHHTNIAEIFGVGEQDGHHYFVMQYIPGPGLDQVIQRLAALQGGAAAPSPAAQAAESIARKLLGKGGAAYWRQVAALGCQVADALHYSHGQGVLHRDVKPSNLLADAQGRVWVTDFGLAKAVRSDDITVTGEIAGTLRYMAPEQLEGRADARSDVYSLGLTLYELLTFRPAFDEKDRSRLIRLVAEGRPTPPRRLNPAVPHDLETIVLKATARDPAHRYPTAEALGDDLRRFLADQPIRARRASSLERLGRWARRNKTVAALAGATALLTLLVAAVATVGYLSTRRALLEAKASAQVATDALDRIFERFSPRSVVASPGLLVDNVEGSPVDVQVEPVLSREAAALLEDMLPHYERLAQQTPGAVALRRKVADANRRVGDIRQRLGQLDPAAAAYQRAIALYEGLAADAPEALGATVEMAKTYNELGRLRQASDRTPEALDAHRSALRLLEGAPAGATPTPAFRLELARTHYFLALTDPAEAVRHLATALATLAPLRQTDPDSPPRRHLEALCHRQQFHALAASQPAAARAALDKATDTLRQLAADFPRVPDYPYDLAEAYAAADLPRPGPAAYAPHAVEERLRQALALATGLAQRRPHIPRYAVAQALFAHRLALLLEAGGSLDEAERYHSLALEAQRTLASQFADVLYHKVRLGEFANDLARLRLLHRRASDARPLLEETIALLTPALQDSREPEVLHALLARSYGALEAAWRDLGNPAAAAQARAKAAEHRNAMQPKPPQDPKPAPGARSRGRVRANAA, translated from the coding sequence ATGCCTGAGCCCGCAGACGACCGCGACCCCTTCGAGGTGCTGGCGAGCGATTTCCTCGAGCGCCAGCGCCGCGGCGAGAGCCCGAGCGTGGACGACTACGCCCGGCGCCATCCCGAGCTGGCCGACGAGATCCGCGACCTGTTCCCCGCCATGCTCGCCGCCGAGGCGATGAAGGGGTCCACGCAGTGCCTGCTGCCCGGCGGCGCTCCGTTCGAGGCCCCGCGCCTGGAGCGGCTGGGCGACTTCCGCCTCCTCCGCGAGATCGGCCGCGGCGGCATGGGCATCGTCTACGAGGCCGAGCAGGAGTCGCTCGGCCGCCGCGTGGCCATCAAGGTCCTGCCCCGTCCGGCGTTGCAGGACGTCAAACGCCTGCGTCGCTTCCGCCGCGAGGCCCGCATCGCCGCCGGGCTGCACCACACGAACATCGCCGAGATTTTCGGCGTAGGCGAGCAGGACGGCCACCACTACTTCGTCATGCAGTACATCCCCGGGCCCGGCCTCGACCAGGTCATCCAGCGCCTGGCGGCGCTCCAGGGCGGCGCCGCGGCGCCCTCCCCCGCCGCACAGGCCGCTGAGTCCATCGCGCGAAAGCTCCTGGGCAAGGGCGGCGCCGCGTATTGGCGCCAGGTGGCCGCCCTCGGCTGCCAGGTGGCCGACGCCCTGCACTACTCGCACGGCCAGGGCGTGCTGCACCGCGACGTGAAGCCCAGCAACCTGCTCGCCGACGCCCAGGGGCGCGTGTGGGTGACCGACTTCGGCCTCGCCAAGGCCGTGCGGAGCGACGACATCACCGTGACGGGCGAGATCGCCGGGACGCTGCGCTACATGGCCCCCGAGCAGCTCGAGGGCCGGGCCGACGCGCGCAGCGACGTCTACAGCCTCGGCCTCACGCTCTACGAGCTGCTCACCTTCCGGCCCGCCTTCGACGAGAAGGACCGCAGCCGGCTCATCCGCCTGGTGGCCGAGGGGCGCCCCACCCCCCCACGGAGGCTCAACCCGGCGGTGCCGCACGACCTCGAGACGATCGTGCTCAAGGCCACCGCCCGCGACCCCGCCCACCGCTACCCCACGGCTGAGGCCCTGGGCGACGACCTCCGGCGCTTCCTGGCCGACCAGCCGATCCGGGCCCGCCGAGCCTCGTCCCTCGAGCGCCTGGGGCGCTGGGCGCGCCGCAACAAGACCGTGGCCGCGCTCGCCGGCGCCACGGCCCTCCTCACCCTCCTCGTCGCCGCCGTCGCCACCGTCGGCTACCTGAGCACGCGGCGCGCGCTCCTGGAGGCCAAGGCCAGCGCCCAGGTGGCCACCGACGCCCTCGACCGCATCTTCGAGCGCTTCTCGCCCCGCTCGGTCGTGGCGTCGCCCGGGCTGCTCGTGGACAATGTGGAGGGCTCGCCGGTGGACGTGCAGGTGGAGCCGGTGCTCTCGCGCGAGGCGGCCGCGCTGCTGGAGGACATGCTGCCCCACTACGAGCGGCTGGCGCAACAGACGCCCGGCGCAGTGGCCCTGCGGCGCAAGGTGGCCGACGCGAACCGCCGCGTGGGCGACATTCGCCAGCGCCTGGGCCAGCTGGACCCGGCGGCCGCCGCCTACCAGCGCGCCATCGCCCTCTACGAGGGGCTCGCGGCCGACGCTCCCGAGGCCCTCGGCGCAACCGTGGAGATGGCGAAGACCTACAACGAGCTGGGCCGCCTGCGGCAGGCCTCCGACAGGACCCCGGAGGCCCTCGACGCGCACCGCAGCGCCCTGCGCCTTCTCGAAGGCGCCCCCGCGGGCGCGACGCCCACGCCCGCCTTCCGGCTCGAGCTGGCCCGGACCCACTACTTCCTGGCGCTCACGGACCCGGCCGAGGCCGTTCGCCACCTCGCGACGGCGCTCGCGACGCTCGCGCCGCTGCGCCAGACGGACCCCGACAGCCCCCCGCGCCGCCACCTGGAGGCCCTCTGCCACCGCCAGCAGTTCCACGCGCTGGCCGCGAGCCAGCCCGCGGCGGCGCGCGCCGCGCTCGACAAGGCCACCGACACACTGCGGCAGCTCGCCGCCGACTTCCCGCGCGTGCCCGATTACCCGTACGATCTGGCCGAAGCCTACGCCGCGGCGGACCTGCCGCGGCCCGGCCCGGCCGCCTACGCGCCCCACGCGGTGGAGGAGCGTCTGCGGCAGGCGCTCGCCCTGGCCACGGGCCTCGCGCAGCGCCGCCCGCACATCCCGCGCTACGCCGTGGCCCAGGCCCTCTTCGCCCACCGCCTGGCCCTGCTCCTGGAGGCCGGCGGCAGCCTCGACGAGGCCGAGCGCTACCACTCCCTCGCGCTCGAGGCCCAGCGAACCCTCGCCAGCCAGTTCGCCGACGTCCTCTACCACAAGGTCCGGCTCGGCGAGTTCGCCAACGACCTGGCCCGCTTGCGGCTGCTCCACCGCCGCGCTTCCGACGCGCGGCCGCTGCTCGAGGAGACCATCGCCCTCCTCACCCCCGCCTTGCAGGACAGCCGGGAGCCCGAGGTGCTGCACGCGCTGCTCGCCCGGAGCTACGGCGCGCTCGAGGCCGCCTGGCGCGACCTCGGCAATCCGGCCGCCGCCGCCCAGGCGCGGGCCAAGGCCGCCGAGCACCGGAACGCCATGCAGCCCAAGCCGCCCCAAGACCCCAAGCCCGCTCCCGGCGCGCGCTCTCGGGGGCGTGTCAGGGCGAACGCCGCTTGA
- a CDS encoding sigma-70 family RNA polymerase sigma factor, protein MSASPNSTDDLVGRLRAGDREALAEAFARHRQRLAGLVRFRLAPRLQGRVDADDVLQEAYLAAARRLEHFARTEAPSPFVWLRMIVMQTLVDLYRQHLGAKMRDGGREVPLQESGSPEATSASMAIRLAADLTSPSQAAARAEEVERARQAIETMDPIDREVLALRHFEELSNQETAEVLGIQPKAASIRYVRALRRLKDLLSTLPGLHDETRDA, encoded by the coding sequence GTGAGTGCCTCGCCGAACAGCACCGACGATCTGGTCGGCCGCCTGAGAGCGGGCGACCGGGAGGCGCTGGCCGAGGCGTTCGCGCGCCATCGCCAGCGCCTGGCCGGCCTGGTGCGCTTCCGGCTCGCCCCCCGCCTCCAGGGGCGGGTGGATGCCGACGACGTGCTCCAGGAGGCCTACCTGGCCGCCGCGCGGCGGCTCGAGCACTTTGCGAGGACGGAAGCGCCCTCGCCCTTCGTGTGGCTGCGGATGATCGTGATGCAGACGCTCGTGGACCTCTACCGCCAGCACCTGGGCGCGAAGATGCGCGACGGCGGCCGCGAGGTGCCCCTCCAGGAGAGCGGCTCGCCCGAGGCCACGTCGGCCTCGATGGCCATTCGCCTGGCCGCCGACCTCACCTCGCCCAGCCAGGCCGCCGCGCGCGCCGAAGAGGTGGAGCGGGCCCGCCAGGCTATCGAGACGATGGACCCGATCGATCGCGAGGTGCTGGCGCTCCGCCACTTCGAGGAGCTCTCGAACCAGGAGACCGCCGAGGTGCTGGGCATCCAGCCCAAGGCGGCCAGCATCCGCTACGTGCGCGCCCTGCGGCGGCTCAAGGACCTCCTCTCGACGCTGCCCGGGCTTCATGACGAGACCCGCGATGCCTGA